In Mucilaginibacter boryungensis, a single window of DNA contains:
- a CDS encoding ArdC family protein yields the protein METQPHIDVYRIVTDSIIAQLEKHIVPWQKSWVESGHPQNLVTKRNYTGINTWMLAAAGYSQNYFLTWNQLKDLGGSVKKGEKGHVVIFWKYVETHNDDNPQERKPKPVLRYYYVFNIAQCDGLPEVPATPFSPHDFSQISACEEIIARMPLCPAVKHTKQQPYYDPVKDCINMPKPGTFVSSEAYYGTLFHELMHSTGHASRLARKGIMEPAEYGSDPYSLEELVAEIGACYLSSVAGIINEELENSVAYINGWLKKLRNDKRFVILASGLAQRAADYILNMNSSRKGPVMC from the coding sequence ATGGAAACACAACCCCACATCGACGTCTACCGGATCGTCACCGACAGCATTATTGCGCAACTCGAAAAACACATCGTGCCCTGGCAAAAGTCCTGGGTCGAAAGCGGTCATCCGCAAAACCTGGTTACCAAACGCAACTATACGGGCATCAACACCTGGATGCTGGCAGCGGCTGGCTACTCACAAAACTATTTCCTGACCTGGAACCAACTCAAGGATCTTGGCGGGAGCGTAAAGAAAGGAGAAAAAGGACACGTCGTCATTTTTTGGAAGTACGTTGAAACCCATAACGACGACAATCCGCAAGAGCGAAAGCCAAAACCTGTGCTGCGCTACTATTACGTATTCAACATCGCCCAATGCGACGGCCTCCCTGAAGTGCCAGCTACGCCATTTTCTCCGCACGATTTTTCGCAAATAAGCGCCTGTGAGGAAATCATCGCGCGCATGCCCCTTTGCCCTGCCGTAAAGCACACGAAGCAGCAGCCGTACTACGATCCCGTCAAGGACTGCATCAACATGCCAAAGCCCGGAACGTTTGTAAGTTCCGAGGCCTACTACGGCACCCTGTTCCACGAATTGATGCACAGCACCGGCCACGCAAGCCGTCTGGCCAGAAAAGGCATTATGGAACCCGCCGAATACGGCTCCGACCCTTACAGCCTTGAGGAATTGGTGGCAGAAATCGGCGCTTGCTACTTGAGTTCCGTGGCAGGCATCATCAACGAAGAACTTGAGAACAGTGTGGCGTACATCAATGGCTGGCTAAAAAAGCTGCGGAATGATAAACGCTTTGTCATCCTGGCAAGCGGACTTGCGCAGCGGGCTGCAGACTACATCCTGAATATGAATTCCAGCCGCAAGGGGCCGGTAATGTGTTAG
- a CDS encoding DUF7689 domain-containing protein — protein MLDSPENRALVIDSFPDLLHDPSFTITSPCDPNYNCIAWTGFTTDTWWEADPRIPFVLDGVKVDWPFGARNDKSIFALIDLFLRQGYEICENGSFENGVRKIALYADEDGNYTHASRMKRNGIWTSKLGPAFDILHIDATIIQGEKYGTVHTYMVKSNR, from the coding sequence GTGTTAGATTCACCTGAGAACAGGGCGCTCGTTATAGATAGTTTCCCTGATTTACTTCATGACCCCTCTTTTACCATTACAAGCCCGTGCGATCCAAACTACAATTGTATCGCATGGACTGGTTTTACAACCGACACTTGGTGGGAGGCTGATCCCAGAATTCCTTTCGTGCTAGATGGTGTAAAAGTCGATTGGCCTTTTGGAGCGAGAAACGATAAAAGTATTTTTGCCCTTATAGATCTATTTCTCCGCCAGGGATATGAAATTTGTGAAAATGGTTCTTTTGAAAACGGAGTTAGAAAAATCGCATTATATGCGGATGAAGATGGAAATTATACGCACGCCTCTAGAATGAAGCGAAACGGGATATGGACCAGCAAGCTAGGTCCTGCTTTTGATATACTGCACATTGATGCGACAATCATTCAAGGTGAAAAGTATGGAACAGTGCATACCTATATGGTGAAATCTAACAGATAA
- a CDS encoding multiubiquitin domain-containing protein, translating into MENIKEPHEVSHFATSVNDVELLFNEPKVSGLQLMEKANLKHIECLDLFQLFEGDFKKIATDETVDLSAKGFERFITKDAEYRNYSVNNDPEVTDKRELTSVEILKLAGIDPEEHFLILVNKDGSKVSYGHQPQVKIKIECGGMHFVTERKDCVLDIEHCFSCGVIPVIAFKYIIKINTTPFTVGKPAMTGREILALINETPETYYLRYKHTGGSKIVEADEVVDFTACGIERFSAKAKNCTEGRVNKRDFLLPQEDVSYLEEKGLAYETLLSDGAQWVILRDYPLPAGYSQRHTDVAIRIPQNYPIAPLDMFYMYPNLARTDGQPIGALSPLAIEDKQYQQWSRHRTANNQWVPGEDNLATHIALMNHSLNEEFTKR; encoded by the coding sequence ATGGAAAATATAAAAGAACCTCACGAGGTTTCACATTTTGCAACATCAGTAAATGACGTTGAACTTTTATTTAATGAGCCTAAAGTTAGTGGTTTACAGCTCATGGAAAAGGCGAATCTAAAACACATCGAATGCCTGGACCTATTTCAACTCTTTGAAGGTGATTTTAAAAAGATTGCCACGGATGAAACAGTTGATTTATCTGCTAAAGGCTTTGAACGTTTTATTACTAAGGATGCCGAGTACAGGAATTATAGTGTAAACAACGACCCGGAAGTTACTGATAAGCGTGAACTTACGTCAGTTGAGATTTTAAAGTTGGCAGGCATTGACCCGGAAGAACATTTCCTAATTTTGGTCAATAAAGATGGTAGCAAAGTAAGTTATGGCCACCAGCCACAGGTTAAAATTAAAATTGAATGCGGGGGTATGCACTTTGTTACGGAGCGTAAAGACTGTGTGCTCGACATTGAGCATTGCTTTAGTTGTGGCGTCATACCAGTTATAGCCTTTAAGTATATCATCAAAATCAATACCACACCATTTACGGTGGGTAAACCGGCCATGACCGGCCGCGAAATTCTGGCCTTGATTAATGAAACGCCCGAAACCTACTATTTAAGGTATAAACATACAGGCGGTTCTAAAATTGTAGAGGCGGACGAGGTGGTAGATTTTACCGCCTGTGGAATCGAACGCTTTAGTGCTAAAGCTAAAAACTGTACGGAGGGTCGCGTTAACAAACGCGACTTCCTTTTACCACAGGAAGATGTAAGCTACTTAGAAGAAAAAGGGCTGGCTTATGAAACGTTGTTAAGTGATGGCGCTCAATGGGTTATTTTACGAGATTATCCGCTACCTGCTGGTTATAGCCAGCGTCATACCGATGTAGCTATACGTATCCCTCAAAACTATCCGATTGCGCCACTAGATATGTTTTATATGTATCCTAATTTAGCAAGGACGGATGGGCAGCCTATTGGGGCATTAAGTCCTTTGGCGATTGAAGATAAGCAATATCAGCAATGGTCAAGGCATAGAACTGCCAATAACCAGTGGGTGCCCGGCGAGGATAATTTAGCTACCCATATCGCTTTAATGAACCATAGTTTAAACGAGGAATTCACAAAGCGATAG
- a CDS encoding tyrosine-type recombinase/integrase codes for MKDIHQLFREFIVECEYARKLRPETTRGYRAVFQLFLKVMPEITDIAALTPDMLNEFFRRIETRPRKVGKQIRSGVKKSTIKTQWSKLNVFFEWLCKRNYMIESPLKHIKAPRPNYDDFRRLEDSQINKIYSSVVRCSASPLIIRRDTLMVSLLLFCGIRKGEFISLQVKDIDLIKNEITIRAETSKSKKTRVLTMHPTLILHLKDYLKERKSLKTELLIVSSKKDEGLTRHGLKHWVKSLIVRSGVRFHLHQFRHTFACKLCEANVNVFKVQKLMGHTEIAMTMRYARSMRTEDMTEDIGKISI; via the coding sequence ATGAAAGACATACATCAATTATTCAGGGAGTTCATAGTGGAGTGCGAATATGCCCGCAAGCTTAGGCCGGAAACGACAAGGGGTTATAGGGCGGTCTTTCAGCTCTTTCTAAAAGTCATGCCTGAAATAACCGACATCGCTGCGCTAACGCCTGACATGTTGAACGAGTTTTTTAGGCGCATTGAAACTAGACCACGAAAGGTTGGGAAACAGATACGATCGGGGGTTAAGAAATCAACCATAAAAACGCAGTGGAGCAAGCTCAACGTATTTTTTGAGTGGCTGTGCAAGAGGAACTACATGATCGAAAGCCCACTCAAGCACATCAAGGCACCCCGTCCAAACTATGATGACTTTCGCAGGCTGGAAGACAGCCAAATCAACAAGATATATTCCTCAGTCGTCCGCTGCTCTGCCAGTCCGCTCATTATCCGCAGGGATACCTTAATGGTCAGCCTGCTGCTGTTTTGCGGTATCCGCAAGGGGGAGTTCATATCACTGCAGGTGAAGGACATTGATCTAATCAAGAACGAGATCACTATACGAGCGGAAACCTCAAAGTCAAAAAAGACGCGGGTGCTTACCATGCACCCCACGCTGATACTCCACCTAAAGGACTACCTCAAAGAGAGAAAGTCGCTGAAGACCGAGCTCCTGATCGTTTCCTCCAAAAAGGATGAGGGCCTGACGCGGCATGGCCTTAAGCATTGGGTGAAAAGCCTCATCGTCAGGTCGGGAGTCAGGTTCCATCTGCACCAGTTTCGCCACACCTTCGCGTGCAAGTTGTGCGAAGCCAATGTGAACGTTTTCAAGGTTCAGAAGCTCATGGGACACACCGAAATAGCCATGACCATGAGGTACGCCCGTTCAATGAGAACCGAGGACATGACCGAAGACATTGGCAAGATATCGATTTAA
- a CDS encoding helix-turn-helix domain-containing protein, with protein sequence MIEKDDEEKVYLRLGTLLRFYRKKKGLSQDDIARHIGLSRISIVNIEQGNQKIQLHDLLDLLLLLNIDPTELFNPLFVILKNRSNQKREKNITKGLEHIDNKEDVSKILNEFWTFSNLKK encoded by the coding sequence GTGATAGAAAAAGACGATGAAGAAAAAGTGTACTTGCGATTAGGTACACTTTTGCGATTTTACAGGAAGAAAAAGGGGCTGAGCCAAGACGATATTGCAAGGCATATAGGCCTATCTAGGATTTCCATTGTAAATATAGAACAAGGAAATCAGAAGATTCAGCTACACGATCTTTTGGATCTGCTATTACTCTTAAATATCGATCCAACTGAACTTTTTAACCCTTTGTTTGTCATACTTAAAAACAGAAGCAATCAAAAGCGGGAAAAAAACATCACCAAAGGATTAGAACATATTGATAACAAAGAAGATGTTTCAAAGATTTTAAATGAATTTTGGACGTTCTCAAATCTAAAAAAGTGA
- a CDS encoding ImmA/IrrE family metallo-endopeptidase has translation MALLSKFYKTIEGQIDSMLNQAGITNAPVPIESIAKSQGVQVVAYDLGNEISGVLVIDEGSGTIGYNQDHPPVRQRFTIGHELGHYMLHVPRNKSKELFVDKDFIVKFRSQKPYTQTEIRHEQEANAFAAAILMPKTFIIKEARNPKYANYSETKLIEELAKVFDVSVQAMTYRFADINLFS, from the coding sequence ATGGCATTATTAAGCAAGTTTTACAAAACCATTGAAGGTCAGATCGATTCTATGCTCAATCAAGCTGGGATTACCAATGCCCCTGTACCTATAGAAAGCATTGCTAAATCCCAAGGGGTTCAAGTTGTTGCGTACGACCTGGGCAATGAAATTTCAGGCGTGCTTGTTATTGACGAAGGATCCGGAACAATAGGATACAACCAAGACCATCCACCAGTACGGCAGCGGTTCACGATTGGACATGAGCTCGGTCATTATATGCTTCATGTCCCACGAAATAAATCTAAGGAGCTATTCGTTGATAAAGACTTTATCGTAAAGTTTCGAAGTCAGAAACCGTATACCCAAACAGAAATTAGACATGAACAGGAAGCCAATGCATTTGCTGCTGCAATTCTGATGCCTAAAACATTTATTATTAAGGAAGCGAGAAATCCAAAGTATGCTAATTACTCTGAGACGAAACTTATTGAGGAACTGGCGAAGGTTTTTGATGTTAGCGTGCAAGCAATGACCTATAGATTTGCTGACATAAATTTATTTTCATAA
- a CDS encoding DUF6527 family protein, with the protein MIEKLINFLKIQYYRTFKKKLFYVNKYVEQIPDNMRPGLLYVEGSGNEHWFASLLCPCGCGEEININLDENESPCWKLSEGKFTEISPSVCKNTGCKSHFFLRKGEVKWCGTN; encoded by the coding sequence ATGATTGAAAAACTCATAAACTTCTTAAAGATCCAATACTACCGGACCTTTAAGAAGAAGCTGTTCTACGTAAATAAATACGTAGAACAGATACCCGACAATATGCGCCCAGGTTTATTGTATGTAGAAGGCAGCGGCAACGAGCATTGGTTCGCTTCCTTACTATGTCCATGCGGCTGTGGGGAGGAGATTAATATTAATCTTGATGAAAATGAATCTCCCTGCTGGAAATTAAGCGAGGGAAAATTCACAGAAATAAGTCCATCGGTATGTAAAAACACAGGCTGTAAAAGTCACTTTTTTTTAAGAAAAGGCGAAGTAAAATGGTGTGGCACTAATTAA
- a CDS encoding ArdC-like ssDNA-binding domain-containing protein, whose product MSTASAPAASSRNGNRTLIPWKKAWAEAGHPQNFVTKRPYTGINTWLLAPLDYAQNYFLSFKQ is encoded by the coding sequence ATGTCTACGGCATCGGCACCAGCCGCATCATCGCGCAACGGGAACAGAACCCTTATTCCCTGGAAGAAGGCTTGGGCCGAAGCGGGCCATCCGCAGAACTTCGTCACCAAGCGGCCCTACACCGGCATCAACACCTGGCTTCTCGCACCCCTCGATTACGCACAGAATTACTTCCTCAGTTTCAAGCAATAA
- a CDS encoding zincin-like metallopeptidase domain-containing protein: MPNCPPIRHGKLQAYYDTQKDYIGLPRQKLFSIAESYYATLFHELIHATGHESRLAQKKIMDFGKYGSEQYCVEELTAEIGAAI, translated from the coding sequence ATGCCGAACTGCCCGCCCATCAGGCATGGCAAGCTGCAGGCGTATTACGATACCCAAAAGGATTACATCGGGCTTCCCAGACAAAAGTTGTTCAGTATCGCGGAAAGCTATTACGCTACGCTGTTCCACGAGCTAATCCACGCCACAGGCCACGAGTCGCGTCTTGCCCAGAAGAAAATTATGGACTTTGGCAAGTACGGTTCAGAGCAATACTGTGTCGAGGAACTGACTGCCGAGATCGGGGCAGCTATCTAA
- a CDS encoding TIGR04255 family protein — protein sequence MAKNKVEYPHLPKSPVSTAVLEVRYVMPEKLDIANFTTINPSFSEGYPTQQTTKSRDFKIEELKTGKPHAVFSEEKVQEHIYISLDKKQNFKVTKENFNYNWNGSYPGWEVFIAEVRRVWDIYFEKILFDKIAITGVSIRFINKIVVDFPISTPADVFNVSINIAEGVKMPEVENYLVRYTISYDNQSKAIVTQALESNDSKIFPFIFDIDVILNQNIALDGIWENFDILRSLKNEIFFSSVKDSVLEMYK from the coding sequence ATGGCAAAAAACAAAGTGGAATATCCACACTTACCTAAATCGCCTGTGTCAACTGCTGTCCTTGAAGTCAGGTATGTTATGCCTGAAAAATTAGACATTGCAAATTTCACGACGATAAATCCATCGTTTTCAGAGGGATATCCTACTCAGCAAACCACCAAATCACGAGACTTTAAAATTGAGGAGTTAAAAACAGGTAAACCACATGCTGTTTTTAGCGAAGAAAAAGTTCAGGAGCATATATATATTAGTCTTGATAAAAAGCAGAATTTCAAAGTAACCAAAGAGAATTTTAATTATAACTGGAATGGTAGCTATCCAGGATGGGAGGTATTCATTGCGGAGGTACGACGAGTTTGGGACATTTATTTTGAAAAAATACTGTTTGATAAAATTGCTATCACAGGTGTTTCCATTAGATTCATTAATAAAATAGTTGTAGACTTTCCCATTAGCACCCCTGCCGATGTATTTAATGTTTCAATAAACATTGCAGAGGGCGTTAAGATGCCGGAGGTTGAGAACTATCTTGTGCGTTACACTATCTCATATGACAACCAATCTAAAGCAATTGTAACGCAAGCGTTAGAATCAAATGATAGCAAAATATTTCCTTTTATATTCGACATAGACGTAATCCTAAACCAAAACATTGCCCTGGATGGTATTTGGGAAAATTTCGATATTTTACGATCTTTAAAAAACGAAATTTTCTTTTCTTCTGTAAAGGATAGTGTATTAGAAATGTACAAATGA
- a CDS encoding ThiF family adenylyltransferase, which translates to MQYHLKMTGESHRQLRQHLFPGDEKEAIAFAICGRHSTGNQKWLLVHRLLCIPHDQCLRKGDFIEWPTHLIDDLVDEAASKGMGILKIHSHPKGFTGFSELDDASDRIIFPSIYSLMNDSEPHFSAIMYEDESMIARVVTETNEFHNVDKITVVGDSVKFMRRQKEIESHAASLRNQQTFGEGTVALLKELTVVVIGCSGTGSITIEQLARLGVGKLILVDPDLIEYKNLNRILNSKEDDAINKRAKVDVLKAAITSFGFNTEVEIYQTLVQEDPKLIAAIIASDFVFGCVDSIEGRSIANSLATFYLLPYIDMGVKLVSDKKGGIDEISGSVHYLQPGKSSLLSRGVYTIEQLSSEELKRKNPTMYAEQRKRGYVVNMDVDSPAVISINMQVSSLAVLEFLARIHPYRYDPNKRFAQTDISISEWEIWHSEEGAQDKYLAKFVGRGLMQPFLNLSSLSIL; encoded by the coding sequence ATGCAGTACCACTTAAAAATGACTGGCGAAAGCCATCGGCAGCTTAGGCAGCACCTCTTCCCTGGCGATGAAAAAGAGGCTATAGCATTTGCGATTTGTGGTCGGCATAGTACAGGTAACCAGAAATGGTTACTTGTACACCGGCTATTATGCATACCGCATGACCAATGCTTAAGAAAAGGAGATTTTATTGAATGGCCAACACATTTGATAGACGATTTGGTTGATGAAGCCGCTTCAAAGGGGATGGGGATATTAAAAATCCACTCTCATCCGAAAGGCTTTACTGGATTTTCTGAACTTGATGATGCCTCTGACCGCATAATCTTCCCGTCCATTTATTCCTTAATGAATGATTCGGAGCCACATTTTAGTGCAATTATGTATGAAGACGAATCTATGATTGCCAGGGTTGTAACGGAAACTAATGAATTTCACAACGTTGATAAAATTACCGTTGTAGGTGACAGCGTTAAATTTATGCGGAGACAAAAAGAAATTGAAAGCCATGCTGCTTCTTTGCGTAACCAGCAAACCTTCGGTGAAGGTACCGTTGCGCTGCTTAAAGAGCTAACGGTGGTCGTTATCGGCTGTTCAGGTACCGGTAGCATTACCATTGAGCAGTTAGCCCGGCTAGGCGTGGGCAAGTTAATTTTAGTTGATCCTGATTTAATTGAATACAAAAATCTCAACCGTATATTAAATTCAAAAGAAGACGATGCAATTAATAAAAGGGCTAAGGTAGATGTTTTAAAGGCCGCTATCACCTCGTTCGGATTCAATACAGAGGTGGAAATTTATCAAACTCTGGTACAGGAAGATCCGAAATTGATAGCGGCGATTATAGCGTCTGACTTTGTTTTTGGTTGCGTTGACTCTATTGAAGGTAGAAGCATAGCAAACTCATTGGCGACTTTTTACCTGTTACCTTATATTGACATGGGGGTAAAATTGGTATCCGACAAAAAGGGTGGCATCGATGAAATATCGGGCTCGGTGCATTACCTGCAACCAGGTAAATCATCACTTCTTTCGCGAGGGGTATATACCATCGAGCAGCTAAGTTCGGAAGAACTGAAAAGAAAAAATCCTACCATGTATGCTGAGCAGCGCAAAAGAGGGTATGTCGTCAATATGGATGTAGATAGCCCAGCTGTAATTTCTATCAATATGCAGGTCTCATCGCTTGCCGTATTGGAGTTTTTAGCAAGGATACACCCTTACCGATATGACCCTAACAAACGGTTTGCCCAAACGGACATTAGCATCAGCGAGTGGGAAATTTGGCATTCGGAAGAGGGCGCACAAGATAAATACCTCGCCAAATTTGTGGGACGCGGTTTAATGCAACCATTTTTAAATTTATCCTCACTCAGTATTTTATGA
- a CDS encoding type IV secretory system conjugative DNA transfer family protein, protein MNDHSKPFTPIGTTNWRNTNRLFGILLNDRLQHIYAIGKTGVGKSTLLASMAIDDIHKGHGVAVLDPHGDVAERLMHIIPEHRKRDVIYFDATNPAHHTGLNPLQSVASEQRHLVASEVVQMFKRIWGDTWGARLEYILRFTILTLLEYPAATLLDIQPLLLDRAFRNLVLHYTDNTYIHSFWRNEYDNYPTSLRAEAIMPILNKSGVFAASETLRGIVGQQYGISLDEIMDNKRILICNLSKGIIGEDISQLLGSLLTTGLQMASMRRATKAAHERVPFYIFIDEAHSFISTSFATMLSEVRKYKVGLFLTHQYLEQLPEDIRKSILGNVGTIICFRLGTADAKVMAQEFYPVFKTDDFINLPKHCMYLHLLIDGTRGKPFSAQTVIC, encoded by the coding sequence ATGAATGACCACTCAAAGCCTTTCACCCCCATCGGTACGACCAACTGGCGCAACACTAACAGGCTGTTCGGCATCCTGCTGAACGACCGGCTACAGCACATATATGCCATCGGAAAGACTGGCGTGGGAAAAAGCACGCTCTTGGCGAGCATGGCCATAGACGACATACACAAGGGGCACGGCGTGGCGGTGCTTGATCCGCACGGCGACGTTGCGGAAAGGCTGATGCACATCATTCCTGAACACAGGAAAAGGGACGTTATATATTTCGACGCCACCAACCCCGCTCACCACACAGGTCTTAACCCGCTGCAAAGCGTGGCTTCCGAGCAGCGGCATCTCGTGGCTTCCGAAGTAGTGCAGATGTTCAAGAGGATTTGGGGCGACACGTGGGGGGCGCGGCTGGAGTACATCCTGCGCTTCACTATCCTGACGTTACTCGAATATCCGGCGGCTACGCTGCTAGATATCCAGCCGCTCCTGTTGGACAGGGCGTTTCGGAACCTAGTATTGCACTATACCGACAATACCTACATCCACTCCTTTTGGAGGAACGAATATGACAACTACCCGACCTCGCTTAGAGCGGAGGCCATCATGCCGATACTTAACAAGTCCGGTGTATTCGCTGCAAGCGAGACGTTGCGGGGCATTGTAGGGCAGCAATATGGCATCTCATTGGATGAGATTATGGACAATAAAAGGATTTTGATTTGCAACCTCTCCAAGGGAATCATTGGTGAGGACATCTCGCAACTGCTCGGAAGCCTGCTGACAACAGGTTTGCAAATGGCTTCCATGCGGAGAGCCACAAAAGCTGCACACGAGCGCGTGCCATTTTACATCTTTATAGACGAGGCGCATTCCTTTATCTCTACCTCGTTTGCCACCATGCTATCGGAGGTGCGCAAGTACAAGGTAGGGCTGTTCCTGACGCACCAGTACCTGGAGCAGTTGCCCGAAGACATTAGAAAGTCAATCCTGGGGAATGTGGGAACAATTATCTGCTTTCGCTTGGGGACGGCAGACGCAAAGGTTATGGCGCAGGAGTTTTACCCTGTTTTCAAGACGGATGATTTTATTAACCTGCCGAAACACTGTATGTATTTACATTTGTTGATTGATGGCACAAGAGGCAAGCCGTTTAGTGCTCAAACAGTTATCTGTTAG